A window of Tautonia plasticadhaerens contains these coding sequences:
- a CDS encoding type II toxin-antitoxin system HicB family antitoxin: MDAAGPLTIEVEQEVDGRWIAEVPELPGALACGPSRLDAIGRVEALALRVWADRLEHGEKVPELGRLFAISS, translated from the coding sequence ATGGATGCGGCGGGCCCGCTGACGATCGAGGTCGAGCAGGAAGTCGACGGCCGTTGGATCGCCGAGGTCCCGGAACTCCCCGGTGCCCTCGCCTGCGGTCCTTCTCGCCTCGACGCGATCGGCCGAGTCGAGGCGCTCGCGCTCAGGGTATGGGCCGACCGACTGGAACATGGCGAGAAGGTCCCCGAGCTCGGCCGTCTCTTCGCGATCAGTTCATGA
- the secY gene encoding preprotein translocase subunit SecY, whose translation MQKLITIFFKVPELQRKILMTAMFLAIYRIGFYIPLPIVDQSALAEWQETIRQQAFGKVLGMAAMFGGTQIGMSTIFGLGIMPYISASIIFQLLGSVVPQLEALMKEGESGRKKINEYTRYATVVICLGQSAMWIQFVQTLDFIPAGYKDFFPYGFICMLIMTTGTIFLMWIGEQIDEYGIGNGISLLIMAGILARADDAMFYLAAGFTPRLTGDAEKPYSLIVTILLFALFIAVIVGVIAITESQRRIPTQSAKHVRGRRVYGGSRQYLPLKVNQAGVMPIIFASSLLMFPFFIFKGLSSGTAGWLTDEDAAGWQVGIARFCESTLDAFQSQGYVYTVFYIALIYFFCYFWTAITFNPKDMADNLKDYGSFIPGYRPGRRTAEYLEKVMLRITYVGAAFLSLVAVIPSLVQAGLAQAGTSVDPLITSFLGGTGLLIVVSVCLDLVQKIDSHLIMRNYSGLMTRR comes from the coding sequence CACGATCTTCTTCAAGGTCCCCGAGCTGCAGCGCAAGATCCTGATGACGGCCATGTTCCTGGCCATCTACCGGATCGGCTTCTACATCCCCCTGCCGATCGTCGACCAGTCGGCCCTGGCCGAGTGGCAGGAGACGATCCGCCAGCAGGCCTTCGGCAAGGTCCTCGGCATGGCCGCCATGTTCGGCGGCACCCAGATCGGCATGAGCACGATCTTCGGCCTCGGCATCATGCCCTACATCTCGGCCTCGATCATCTTCCAGCTGCTGGGCAGCGTCGTGCCCCAGCTGGAGGCCCTGATGAAGGAGGGCGAGAGCGGCCGCAAGAAGATCAACGAATACACGAGATACGCGACGGTGGTGATCTGCCTCGGCCAGTCGGCCATGTGGATCCAGTTCGTCCAGACGCTCGACTTCATCCCGGCGGGATACAAGGACTTCTTCCCGTACGGGTTCATCTGCATGCTGATCATGACCACCGGGACGATCTTCCTGATGTGGATCGGCGAGCAGATCGACGAGTACGGCATCGGCAACGGCATCAGCCTGCTGATCATGGCCGGCATCCTCGCCCGCGCCGACGACGCCATGTTCTACCTGGCCGCCGGCTTCACCCCCCGCCTGACCGGGGACGCCGAGAAGCCGTACAGCCTGATCGTCACCATCCTGCTGTTCGCGCTGTTCATCGCCGTGATCGTCGGCGTCATCGCGATCACCGAGAGCCAGCGCCGGATCCCGACGCAGTCGGCCAAGCACGTCCGGGGGCGTCGGGTCTACGGCGGCAGCCGGCAGTACCTGCCCCTGAAGGTGAACCAGGCCGGCGTCATGCCGATCATCTTCGCCTCCAGCCTCCTGATGTTCCCCTTCTTCATCTTCAAGGGGCTCTCCTCCGGCACCGCCGGCTGGCTGACCGACGAGGACGCCGCCGGCTGGCAGGTCGGCATCGCCCGGTTCTGCGAGAGCACGCTCGACGCCTTCCAGAGCCAGGGCTACGTCTACACGGTCTTCTACATCGCGTTGATCTACTTCTTCTGCTACTTCTGGACGGCCATCACCTTCAACCCCAAGGACATGGCCGATAACCTGAAGGACTACGGCAGCTTCATCCCCGGCTACCGCCCCGGCCGCCGGACGGCCGAGTACCTGGAGAAGGTGATGCTGCGGATCACCTACGTCGGCGCCGCGTTCCTCAGCCTGGTGGCGGTCATCCCGTCCCTGGTCCAGGCGGGGCTGGCCCAGGCCGGCACGAGCGTGGACCCGCTGATCACCTCGTTCCTGGGCGGCACCGGCCTGCTGATCGTCGTCTCGGTCTGCCTCGACCTGGTGCAGAAGATCGACAGCCACCTGATCATGCGGAACTACAGCGGCCTGATGACCCGACGCTGA
- the map gene encoding type I methionyl aminopeptidase yields MLRPSRSIIKLKSPREIGLMREAGKVVAEALGRVRELAVPGATTAELNDAVAAVFRKYDATPLFLNYPSPTKGVRAFPAVICASVNDAVVHGIPSRRPLQDGDIISVDTGCRLNGWCGDSAVTLAIGEVTQEHGKLLQVTRETLELSIRAMGRCEYWSEVAGLMERYVKSQGMHVIEKFVGHGIGRDMHEEPQVPNFLSKALRRNDIRLEPGIVLAVEPMVALGTKHVKALADGWTIVTKDNRGAAHFEHTVAMTADGPRILTLPPDQE; encoded by the coding sequence ATGCTCCGCCCCAGCCGATCGATCATCAAGCTCAAGAGCCCCCGGGAGATCGGCCTCATGCGGGAGGCGGGCAAGGTCGTCGCCGAGGCCCTCGGCCGCGTCCGAGAGCTGGCCGTGCCCGGTGCCACCACCGCCGAGCTGAACGATGCGGTCGCCGCCGTCTTCCGGAAGTACGACGCCACCCCCCTGTTCCTGAACTACCCGAGCCCGACCAAGGGCGTCCGCGCCTTCCCCGCCGTCATCTGCGCCAGCGTCAACGACGCCGTCGTCCACGGCATCCCCAGCCGTCGGCCCTTGCAGGACGGCGACATCATCTCCGTCGACACCGGCTGCCGCCTCAACGGCTGGTGCGGCGACTCGGCCGTCACCCTCGCCATCGGCGAGGTCACCCAGGAGCACGGCAAGCTGCTCCAGGTCACCCGGGAGACGCTCGAACTCTCCATCCGGGCCATGGGCCGGTGCGAGTACTGGTCCGAGGTCGCCGGCCTGATGGAGCGATACGTCAAGAGCCAGGGGATGCACGTCATCGAGAAGTTCGTCGGCCACGGCATCGGTCGCGACATGCACGAGGAGCCCCAGGTCCCGAATTTCCTCAGCAAGGCGTTGCGTCGCAATGACATCCGGCTCGAGCCTGGCATCGTCCTGGCCGTCGAGCCGATGGTCGCCCTGGGGACCAAGCACGTCAAGGCCCTCGCCGACGGCTGGACCATCGTCACCAAGGACAACCGCGGCGCCGCCCACTTCGAGCACACCGTCGCCATGACCGCCGACGGCCCCCGCATCCTCACCCTGCCGCCGGACCAGGAATGA